The region AAACATGGATGAGTTTGCCATGGGTGGTTCAACTGAAAACTCAGCCTTTAAGGCTACTAAAAATGCCTGGGATCATTCTAAGGTTCCTGGGGGTTCATCAGGTGGGTCAGCCACAGCTGTTGCATCAAACCAGGTTACCCTATCTCTTGGATCTGATACAGGAGGCTCAATCCGCCAACCAGCAGCCTTTAATGGTGTTGTAGGTCTTAAGCCTACTTACGGGCGAATTTCTCGTTATGGCTTGATTGCCTTTGGAAGCTCTTTGGACCAAATTGGGCCTTTCTCACAAAATGTTGAAGATAATGCCCACTTACTAAATGCAATCTCAGGACATGATGTGCGTGATTCAACATCATCAAAAGTTGCTATTCCTGACTTTGCAAGTAAGATTGGTAAAGATATCAAGGGAATGAAGATCGCTTTACCCAAGGAATACTTTGGTGAAGGAATTGATGAGGGTGTTAAGGAGCAAATTCTTGCCGCAGCTAAACATCTTGAATCTCTAGGTGCTATTGTTGAAGAGGTCAGCCTACCGCATTCAAAATACGGGGTTGCTATCTACTATATCATTGCGTCAAGTGAAGCATCATCTAACCTTCAACGTTTTGATGGTATCCGCTATGGCTTCCGAGCTGATGATATTGAAAATCTTGATGATGTCTACCTTAAATCACGTAGTGAAGGATTTGGTGAAGAGGTTAAACGCCGGATTATGCTTGGAACCTTCAGCCTTTCATCAGGCTACTATGATGCCTACTTCAAAAAAGCTGGTCAGGTTAGAACCCTTGTTATGGAAGATTTTGCCAAAGTCTTTAAGGACTACGATATTATCTTAGGCCCTACAGCTCCAACTGTAGCCTATGACCTTGGAAGTCAAAATCATGATCCTCTTGCCATGTATCTAGCTGACCTTCTTACAATTCCTGTAAACCTTGCTGGACTTCCAGGTATCTCAATTCCTGCAGGTCAAGTTGATGGTCTTCCAGTTGGAATGCAGTTAATCGGTAAGGCCTTTGATGAAGAGACTATTTACCAAGTAGCAGCAGCTTTTGAGGCTACAACTGACTTCCACAAGAATAAACCAATCATTTTTGAATAGAAAGGACTTCTAAAATGAACTTTGAAACTGTCATTGGACTTGAAGTCCACGTTGAGTTAAAAACAAACTCAAAAATCTTCTCTACTGCACCAGCTCATTTTGGGGCTGATCCAAATACCAACACAAATGTCGTTGACTGGGGTTATCCAGGGGTGCTTCCTGTTATGAATAAGGGAGCTATTGAATCAGGAATTAAAGCTTCTTTAGCCTTAAATATGGATATCCACCAAAGCATGCACTTTGACCGTAAAAACTATTTTTACCCAGATAATCCCAAAGCCTACCAAATTTCACAGTTTGATGAGCCAATTGGCTACAATGGATCAATTGAAATTGAACTTCCAGATGGCAGCAAGAAAAACATCCGTATTGAACGTGCCCATTTGGAAGAAGATGCTGGTAAAAATACCCACGGAGTTGATGGTTACTCATATGTTGATTTAAATCGTCAGGGAACACCTCTTATTGAGATTGTATCAGAAGCTGATATGAGAAGTCCTGAGGAAGCTTATGCCTATCTAACAGCTCTTAAGGAAATTATCCAATATACTGGTATTTCTGATGTTAAGATGGAAGAAGGATCAATGCGGGTTGACGCCAACATTTCCCTTCGCCCTTACGGTCAAGAAGAATTTGGTACCAAAACTGAGCTTAAAAACTTGAACTCTTTCAACTATGTTCGTAAGGGATTAGCCCATGAGGTAGAGCGTCAGGCTAAGGTCCTTCGTTCGGGTGGTTTAATCCAACAGGAAACACGCCGTTATGATGAAGCAACTGGGGAAACAATTCTCATGCGTGTTAAAGAAGGATCAAGTGACTACCGTTACTTCCCAGAACCAGATCTTCCTCGTTTCGAGATTGAGGACTCATGGATTGAAGAAGTTCGTACAACCCTTCCAGTATTTCCAAAAGAGCGCCGCCTGAAATATATTTCAGAACTTGGCTTATCTGATTATGATGCTATGCAAATTACTGCCAGCAAGGAAGTTTCTGACTTCTTTGACCAAGCTACTCAACTTGGTGGAGATGCAAAACTTGTTTCCAACTGGCTTCAAGGTGAGGTTGCCCAGTATTTAAATGCTGAAGGACTTGAACTAAAAGACATCAAGCTTAGCCCGGAAAATCTTGTTGAAATGATTTCTCTGATTGCAGATGGAACAATTTCAAGTAAGATTGCTAAAAAAGTCTTTATCCACCTAGCAAAAGAAGGTGGTAGTGCTGAAGAATTTGTTAAATCAGCAGGACTTATCCAAATCTCTGACCCAGCAGTTCTTATTCCAATTATTCAAGAAGTCTTTGAAAAGAATGAAAAAATTGTGAATGACTACAAGGGTGGAAATAAAAATGCAGCCAAGGCCTTCATTGGGCAATTGATGAAACAGACTAAGGGACAAGCCAACCCACAAGTCCTTCAACAATTACTTAATGCTGAACTTGAAAAATTATAAAATAAAAGCAGCCTAGTCTGCTTTTATTTTAGTTGCCAATCAATTGACTATATATGTAAAAAGTGTTTTACTTGTTGTAAGCTAAAGAAAACTATCGGAGGTAGAAAATGAAAAATCGAATTAAAGATTTCCGAAAAAGTATGAAATTTTCACAAGAAGACCTGGCAAAATTAACTCATGTGAGCCGTCAAACAATCAATGCCATTGAAAATGACAAGTACGATCCAGAACTTGCCTTAGCTTTTAAGTTGGCAAGGGCTCTTGACATTACCGTTGATGAACTTTTTGATTACCAAAATAGGAAGAAGGAGGATAATGTCCTCTGGTGCTCAAAATACCACTGTGAACTGTGGGAAAAACAGGACAATTCAAAGTCCCTGGCCTGATTTGATTATTTGAAAGCTTTACCATTATTACAGGCTTCCTAATGTCTACTTCAAGAAAGGCTTGTAAAGGAGATTTTTGAGTAATTGTCATAGACTTTACTTATTGGCTTTGTTAGAGTTAAGAACTGCCAAATAGCTTAAAATGGTGTATACTGGCTTCAGTACACCATTTTTTGTTGAAAAAATTTAGATAGGAAGTAATATGGATATCAAGCACCTACGTTATGTTGTAGCAATTGCCAATACAGGAACCTTTAGGGAGGCAAGCGAGCAACTCTTTGTTAGCCAACCTAATTTATCAATTTCCATTAAGGATCTTGAGGGCAAGCTTGGCTTCCAGGTCTTTGAAAGAACTAATAGTGGGGCTGTTTTGACACCCAAGGGGGAACGTTTTTATGAGCAGGCACAAATTATTCTTAGAAACTTTGAATCCTTTGAGTCAAGATATACCAAGAGCGAGGAAGTTTCCAAGAGCTTTTCAGTCGCTAGCCAGCATTATGATTTTTTAGGACCAGTGGGAGTTGACTTTGCTGAAAAAAATCCTGACCTGAAGAATTTTAGGATTTTTGAAAGTACGACCTTCAATATCTTAAGTGAGGTTGCTGATGGCCATAGTGAGGTTGGAATTGCCTATCTTAATAAGGATAACCGGGCTGGTATCATGAGGATGCTTGACAAGCTTGAGCTTGAAAAGATTGAGTTGATGACCTTTAAAACTCATATTTATGTCAAGAAAAACCATCCCTTGACCAAGAAGGACAGGATTTATACGGATGATTTAAAGTCTTTAAGTCGGGCAAGATTTACCCAGGAAAGTGACCAGTATCTTTACTATTCGGAAGACTTGGTTGAAACCTTTGAGGATACTTTGATCTATAATGTAACAGACAGGGCAACCCTTAATGGAATTCTTGAAAGAACGGATTCCTATGCTACTGGAAGTGGCTTTATTGACAGTGAAAGTGTCCATAATATTTCAGTCTTGTATTTGGAGGATGGGCTTGAAAATGACCTGATCTTATTTAAGCAAAAAGGGCATGACCTGAGTAAATTAGCTCAGTCTTTTAGAGCCAGTCTTGATAGTTATTTTGATAAAAATAAATTTTAGTAGCTAGATTTTTTAGAAAAAATACTGTAAAATAAGCTAGTCAAATAAATCACTAAAAGGAGATACCATCATGGTAAAATTAGTTTTTGCACGTCACGGACTTTCTGAGTGGAATGAAAAAAATCTTTTCACTGGTTGGGCTGATGTAGACCTAGCTGAGCAAGGAACACAAGAAGCAATTAAAGCAGGGAAACTTGTTAAGGAAGCTGGAATCAAATTTGATGTAGCTTACACTTCTGTTCTTAAACGTGCTATCAAAACTACAAACTATATTCTTGAATACTCAGATCAACTTTGGGTACCAACTCTTAAATCTTGGCGTCTAAACGAACGTCACTACGGTGGTCTTACTGGTCTTAACAAGGCTGAAGCTGCTGAAGAATTTGGAGATGATCAAGTTCTTATCTGGCGTCGTTCATACGATACACTACCACCAAACATGGACCGTGACAACGAATACTCTGCACACTCAGACCGTCGTTACGAAAGCCTTGATGACTCAGTTATTCCAGATGCTGAAAACCTTAAGGTAACTCTTGAACGTGCCCTTCCTTTCTGGGAAGATCACATTGCACCAGCACTTAAAGACGATAAAAACGTTCTTGTTGGAGCTCACGGAAACTCAATTCGTGCCCTTGTAAAACACATCAAAGGTCTTTCTGATGATGAAATCATGGGTGTTGAAATTCCAAACTTCCCACCACTAGTATTTGAATTCGATGAGAACTTAAACCTAGTTAAGGAATACTACCTAGAAGAAAAATAAGAAAATGGGTCCCATGACCCATTTTTTTGTGCCATTTTTGTATCTTTTTTTAGGCCTCTAAAGGAGCTGTTGGTAAAATTGAGCAATCTTTTCCTACTTTAAATATTGCTTAAAATAGTGTAGAATAGACAGGTATTTGAGGTGGATACATATGTCTAAATTTAACAATGAAAAAAATAAAAGTAAAAAATTAGGTGAGTCAGTAAGAGCCATTCCAACCAGGATAAATTTGCTGTTTTTTGTAATCTTTACCCTGTTTATTATCCTGATTGCCAAGCTCTATAATATGCAGATAATTCACTATGATTTTTATGTAAAAAAATTAAAGGAGTCAGGCTCTGTTGCCAAGGTCATCGAAGCAAGCCCCAGGGGGCAGATTTATGATGCAACAGGTACGCCCCTAGTAACCAATAAGGCAAAAACGGCCATAAAATTTACCAGATCAAATAATGTTACTGCTGGTCAAATGAGAGAGGTAGCAGAAAAACTTGTACCCATCCTTCCTAATGCCTTAGAAGATGAGTATTTATCTGAAAGAGATAAGAGGGATTTCTTCCTGGCTGATCCAGACAATCTTCGTAAGGTCCAAGAAAGGCTTACAACCGAGGATAAGTATGACCAAAAGACTGGTGATAGGCTTTCAGAGGGTGAGATATACACCAATATTATTTCAAAGGTAACTGAAGAGGAGGTTGCCTACAATGCTGATGAGCTTGAGGCCGCAAGAATTTATAAGAAAATGAATGCAACCTCAAATTTTAATACAAGTACACTTGTATCAGACAATCTATCAGATACCCAGGTCGCAAAGATTGCTGAAAATGAGAAAAATCTTCCTGGGATTAGCATTGGGACAGATTGGACTAGGTCATATGCTGATACAGCTTTAAGGCCAATCCTTGGGACAATCTCTTCTGAAAAATCAGGTATTCCAGCAGAAGACCTTGATGATTATCTAGCCAAGGGTTATTCAAGAAATGACCGAGTTGGAACAAGCTACATTGAAAAGAGCTATGAAGAATACTTACAAGGATCTAAGACAGTAAGTGAAGTTTATCTGGACAAGGACGGAAATGTAAGTAGCCAAAAGGTTCTTTCTGAAGGAAAAAGGGGTAACGATGTTAAGTTGACCGTTGACCTAAAATTCCAATCAGGTGTTCAAGATATCCTCCAAAGATACTTTGATGAGGCTAAATCTTTAGGGATTGCCAATGTCTCAGAAGGAGCCTACGCTGTGGTTATGAATCCTAATGACGGCTCTATTCTTGCCATGGCAGGACTAACGCAGGACATCCAAACGGGAGAAATTGCCAAAAATAGCCTGGGAACCTTTACCGGTGCCTATGTTCCAGGTTCTGTCGTCAAGGGAGCAACCATCACATCAGGCTGGCAAAATGGTGTTTTATCAGGTAATGAAGTTTTAATCGATCAGCCCATTCAAATCGCTGGAAGTGCGGTCAAACAATCATGGTTTACCTACGGTGGAAAACTTGCCATCAATGCAGTTCAAGCCCTTGAGTATTCATCTAATACCTACATGCTACAGATTGTCCTAAAAATGCTTGGCCAACCTTACAGCTATAATATGGGGATTGACTTGACCAATAAGGACAAGGTTTTTGATGAACTAAGGGCAACTTTTGGTGAATATGGTCTGGGAGTTAAGACAGGTTTTGACGTAAGTGGAGAAACCCGTGGTCTTATCCCAAGTGCTGACTCATCAAGTATTGGTGCCCTACTTGATTTAAGCTTTGGTCAGTACGACACTTATACTACCTTACAATTGGCTCAATATGCTTCAACTGTAGCCAACGGGGGAACCCGTTATGCACCACATATTGTCAAGGGAATTTATGAGAATCAAGAAGAAAATGTCCTTGGTAAGGAACTTAAACTAATTGATCCTCAAGTTGTCAATAAGGTTAATATCTCACAAGCTCAAATGGACATTATCAAGGAAGGTTTTTATGAGGTTGTTCACGGAAGCGGCTATGCGACTGGTACAGTTATCAGGCAGGGTGAAAGTGTTCCAATCTCTGCTAAAACAGGGACTGCTGAAACATTTGCTCGTGATGCTAGTGGAAACCTTGTTACAACGACAGCTAATAATGTTGTAGCCTATGCACCAAGTAATAATCCACAGATTGCCCTTGGTGTCATGATTCCCAACCTAACTGACGGTAATTCAGGGGTCAACCAAAAAATTGCCCGTGATATCGTAAACTTATACAATAGTATGTACGGATTTAAGTAAAGGAGGCCCAAGTGTATTATCCCCAACCAATAGCCAGGCTAATTGAGAGTTATAGTAAGCTTCCAGGTATCGGACAAAAGACTGCAACCAGGCTAGCCTTTTATACCATCGGGATGGAAGATGAGGATGTAAATGCCTTTGCTAAGAACCTTCTATCAGCCAAAAGGGATTTAAAATTTTGCACTATTTGTGGTAATTTAACGGATACAGATCCCTGTGGTATCTGTACAAGTGATAGTAGAGACAAGACGACCATTCTAGTTGTTGAAGATAGTAAGGATGTTTTAGCCATCGAAAAAATTAGAGAATATAATGGTCTTTATCATGTGCTTCAGGGAACCATATCACCCATGAACGGGATCTCCCCTGATGACATCAATGTAAAAAGTCTTATAACACGTCTTAGGGATACAAGCATCAATGAGGTTATCCTAGCAACTAATGCAACAAGTGAGGGTGAAGCTACATCAATCTATTTATCAAGGCTGATTAAGCCGGCTGGAATTAAAGTTACCCGCCTGGCACGTGGACTTGCGGTTGGTAGTGACATTGAATATGCTGATGAGGTTACCCTCCTTAAGGCTGTAGAAAATAGGAAGGAAATTTAATTCATGAAGGAAGTTTTAATTTTACTGTATGGTGGTCGTAGTGCTGAACGTGAGGTATCAGTCCTGTCAGCTGAAAGCGTGATGAGGTCAGTTGATTATTCAAAACATTTGGTAAAAACTTATTTTATAACCAAAGATGGTGATTTTATTAAAACTCAAGTTTTTAGTGAACAACCAGCAGCGGATGAAAAACTAATGACCAATGAGACAGTTAAGCTGGATCAAAAAATTAAAGCAAGTGATATCTTTGAAGAGGGAGCAGTAGTCTTTCCAGTCCTCCACGGTCCTATGGGAGAGGATGGCTCAATTCAAGGTTTCTTAGAAATTCTTAAAATGCCTTATGTTGGACCAAATATTACAGCAGCTAGCGTTACCATGGATAAGATTATGACCAAACATGTTCTTGAAACTGTTGGGGTTCCTCAAGTTCCTTATGTGGCAGTTATTGGTCGTGAAGCCATGAGTGAAAAAATGAAGGAAGTAAATGAAAAACTTACCTATCCTGTTTTCGTAAAACCTGCCAACATGGGTTCAAGTGTTGGAATTTCAAAGGTTGAATCAAATGATGACCTTGAAGCTGGTCTTAATGAAGCCTTTAAGTTTGATGGCCGTGTCCTGGTTGAGCAGGGAGTTGATGCCCGTGAGATTGAGGTTGCAGTCCTTGGAAACCTTGAGGTCAAGTCTACTTTAGCTGGTGAAGTTGTTAAGGACGTAGATTTTTATGACTACAATTCCAAGTATATTGACAACAGGATTACCATGGATATTCCAGCCCATATTGATGCACCCGTTATGGAAAAAATGCGTCATTATGCAGAGCTTGCCTATAAGACAGTTAGTGGAAGTGGCCTTAGCCGTTGTGACTTCTTTTTAACAAAAGATAATGAATTTTACTTGAATGAAATTAATGCCATTCCAGGATTCACCCAATTTTCAATGTATCCCCTTCTTTGGGAAAAAATGGGACTTAGCTACCCTGATTTAATCGAAGAGTTGATTAGACTAGCCAAGGAAGCCTTCAATGAGCGTGAGGAACATTTAAAATGAAGTTAAGTTTATATGAAATAGCAAAAGTAGTCGGGGCAAAAAACAAGGTTGAGGAATTTTCTGACCTTGAACTTACTGGTATTGAATTTGACAGTAGAAAAATTACAGCAGGAGACCTTTTCTTACCTTTAAAAGGTGAGCGTGATGGCCATGATTTTATTTCCAAGGCCTTTGAAAATGGGGCAGGAGCCACCTTGTCTGAAAAAGATCTTGAAGGTCATACCTATCTCTTGGTTGATGATGTCCTCAAGGCCTTTCAAGACTTGGCCCGATATTATTTGGATAAAACAGGGGCTGATGTTATTGCCGTAACTGGTAGTAACGGAAAAACGACCACCAAAGATATGATTGCTTCAGTCCTTGAAACTAGCTTTAAGACCTATAAGACTCAAGGGAATTATAACAATGAGATTGGCCTTCCTTATACAGTCCTTCATATGCCTGAAGCTACTGAAAAATTAGTCCTTGAAATGGGGCAGGATCATCTGGGGGATATCCATACTCTTAGTCAGATTGCAAGACCCAAGATTGCTGTTCTTACCATGATTGGTGAAAGCCATATTGAGTTCTTTGGCAGCCGCGAAAAAATTGCTGAGGGTAAGATGCAGATTACTGATGGGATGAAAGCTGGGACGCTTATTGCTCCTGCTGACAAAATTATCAATCAGTATTTGCCAGAAAACCAAAAAATTGTCCGTTTTGGACCGAATGAAGATATTTTTATTACAAACCTTTATTCCCACACGGACTATCAAACATTTGAATTAAACTTCATGGACCGCGAGCTGACAGTACCATTACCAGGGAAATTCAATGCCACCAATGCCATGCTTGCGGCCTACGTTGGCCATATTGAAGGCGTAAGTGACGAAAATATAAAACGCGGGCTCCAAGAGGACCTTAGAGTTACTGGAAACCGCACCGAGTGGCTTGTAGCCGCAAACGGGGCAGATATCCTATCAGATGTCTACAATGCCAATCCAACGGCCATGCGTCTAATGCTTGAAACCTTCCAGGAGCTTGCAAACAATCCTGGCGGCAAAAAAGCAGTCGTTCTAGCTGATATGAAGGAGCTTGGTGAAAGCTCAAACATGTATCATTCAATG is a window of Streptococcaceae bacterium ESL0729 DNA encoding:
- the gatB gene encoding Asp-tRNA(Asn)/Glu-tRNA(Gln) amidotransferase subunit GatB; translation: MNFETVIGLEVHVELKTNSKIFSTAPAHFGADPNTNTNVVDWGYPGVLPVMNKGAIESGIKASLALNMDIHQSMHFDRKNYFYPDNPKAYQISQFDEPIGYNGSIEIELPDGSKKNIRIERAHLEEDAGKNTHGVDGYSYVDLNRQGTPLIEIVSEADMRSPEEAYAYLTALKEIIQYTGISDVKMEEGSMRVDANISLRPYGQEEFGTKTELKNLNSFNYVRKGLAHEVERQAKVLRSGGLIQQETRRYDEATGETILMRVKEGSSDYRYFPEPDLPRFEIEDSWIEEVRTTLPVFPKERRLKYISELGLSDYDAMQITASKEVSDFFDQATQLGGDAKLVSNWLQGEVAQYLNAEGLELKDIKLSPENLVEMISLIADGTISSKIAKKVFIHLAKEGGSAEEFVKSAGLIQISDPAVLIPIIQEVFEKNEKIVNDYKGGNKNAAKAFIGQLMKQTKGQANPQVLQQLLNAELEKL
- a CDS encoding phosphoglycerate mutase; its protein translation is MVKLVFARHGLSEWNEKNLFTGWADVDLAEQGTQEAIKAGKLVKEAGIKFDVAYTSVLKRAIKTTNYILEYSDQLWVPTLKSWRLNERHYGGLTGLNKAEAAEEFGDDQVLIWRRSYDTLPPNMDRDNEYSAHSDRRYESLDDSVIPDAENLKVTLERALPFWEDHIAPALKDDKNVLVGAHGNSIRALVKHIKGLSDDEIMGVEIPNFPPLVFEFDENLNLVKEYYLEEK
- a CDS encoding UDP-N-acetylmuramoyl-tripeptide--D-alanyl-D-alanine ligase, which codes for MKLSLYEIAKVVGAKNKVEEFSDLELTGIEFDSRKITAGDLFLPLKGERDGHDFISKAFENGAGATLSEKDLEGHTYLLVDDVLKAFQDLARYYLDKTGADVIAVTGSNGKTTTKDMIASVLETSFKTYKTQGNYNNEIGLPYTVLHMPEATEKLVLEMGQDHLGDIHTLSQIARPKIAVLTMIGESHIEFFGSREKIAEGKMQITDGMKAGTLIAPADKIINQYLPENQKIVRFGPNEDIFITNLYSHTDYQTFELNFMDRELTVPLPGKFNATNAMLAAYVGHIEGVSDENIKRGLQEDLRVTGNRTEWLVAANGADILSDVYNANPTAMRLMLETFQELANNPGGKKAVVLADMKELGESSNMYHSMMITALDPEKIDRLYLYGEEMEALVDYAKDIFEKGHLKFYRKDDEKDELDDLIKDVAEDLGENDQILLKGSNSMNLAEVVKGLLPKE
- a CDS encoding helix-turn-helix transcriptional regulator: MKNRIKDFRKSMKFSQEDLAKLTHVSRQTINAIENDKYDPELALAFKLARALDITVDELFDYQNRKKEDNVLWCSKYHCELWEKQDNSKSLA
- the recR gene encoding recombination mediator RecR encodes the protein MYYPQPIARLIESYSKLPGIGQKTATRLAFYTIGMEDEDVNAFAKNLLSAKRDLKFCTICGNLTDTDPCGICTSDSRDKTTILVVEDSKDVLAIEKIREYNGLYHVLQGTISPMNGISPDDINVKSLITRLRDTSINEVILATNATSEGEATSIYLSRLIKPAGIKVTRLARGLAVGSDIEYADEVTLLKAVENRKEI
- a CDS encoding D-alanine--D-alanine ligase, giving the protein MKEVLILLYGGRSAEREVSVLSAESVMRSVDYSKHLVKTYFITKDGDFIKTQVFSEQPAADEKLMTNETVKLDQKIKASDIFEEGAVVFPVLHGPMGEDGSIQGFLEILKMPYVGPNITAASVTMDKIMTKHVLETVGVPQVPYVAVIGREAMSEKMKEVNEKLTYPVFVKPANMGSSVGISKVESNDDLEAGLNEAFKFDGRVLVEQGVDAREIEVAVLGNLEVKSTLAGEVVKDVDFYDYNSKYIDNRITMDIPAHIDAPVMEKMRHYAELAYKTVSGSGLSRCDFFLTKDNEFYLNEINAIPGFTQFSMYPLLWEKMGLSYPDLIEELIRLAKEAFNEREEHLK
- a CDS encoding penicillin-binding transpeptidase domain-containing protein, whose protein sequence is MSKFNNEKNKSKKLGESVRAIPTRINLLFFVIFTLFIILIAKLYNMQIIHYDFYVKKLKESGSVAKVIEASPRGQIYDATGTPLVTNKAKTAIKFTRSNNVTAGQMREVAEKLVPILPNALEDEYLSERDKRDFFLADPDNLRKVQERLTTEDKYDQKTGDRLSEGEIYTNIISKVTEEEVAYNADELEAARIYKKMNATSNFNTSTLVSDNLSDTQVAKIAENEKNLPGISIGTDWTRSYADTALRPILGTISSEKSGIPAEDLDDYLAKGYSRNDRVGTSYIEKSYEEYLQGSKTVSEVYLDKDGNVSSQKVLSEGKRGNDVKLTVDLKFQSGVQDILQRYFDEAKSLGIANVSEGAYAVVMNPNDGSILAMAGLTQDIQTGEIAKNSLGTFTGAYVPGSVVKGATITSGWQNGVLSGNEVLIDQPIQIAGSAVKQSWFTYGGKLAINAVQALEYSSNTYMLQIVLKMLGQPYSYNMGIDLTNKDKVFDELRATFGEYGLGVKTGFDVSGETRGLIPSADSSSIGALLDLSFGQYDTYTTLQLAQYASTVANGGTRYAPHIVKGIYENQEENVLGKELKLIDPQVVNKVNISQAQMDIIKEGFYEVVHGSGYATGTVIRQGESVPISAKTGTAETFARDASGNLVTTTANNVVAYAPSNNPQIALGVMIPNLTDGNSGVNQKIARDIVNLYNSMYGFK
- a CDS encoding LysR family transcriptional regulator: MDIKHLRYVVAIANTGTFREASEQLFVSQPNLSISIKDLEGKLGFQVFERTNSGAVLTPKGERFYEQAQIILRNFESFESRYTKSEEVSKSFSVASQHYDFLGPVGVDFAEKNPDLKNFRIFESTTFNILSEVADGHSEVGIAYLNKDNRAGIMRMLDKLELEKIELMTFKTHIYVKKNHPLTKKDRIYTDDLKSLSRARFTQESDQYLYYSEDLVETFEDTLIYNVTDRATLNGILERTDSYATGSGFIDSESVHNISVLYLEDGLENDLILFKQKGHDLSKLAQSFRASLDSYFDKNKF
- the gatA gene encoding Asp-tRNA(Asn)/Glu-tRNA(Gln) amidotransferase subunit GatA yields the protein MATIKELHEKLVKKEISALELTKSTLEGIKKREGAVDSFITITEEHALKQARELDERGIDANNLLAGIPIAVKDNIVTKDILTTAASKMLYNFNPIYDAGSVERLYDNDMIIVGKTNMDEFAMGGSTENSAFKATKNAWDHSKVPGGSSGGSATAVASNQVTLSLGSDTGGSIRQPAAFNGVVGLKPTYGRISRYGLIAFGSSLDQIGPFSQNVEDNAHLLNAISGHDVRDSTSSKVAIPDFASKIGKDIKGMKIALPKEYFGEGIDEGVKEQILAAAKHLESLGAIVEEVSLPHSKYGVAIYYIIASSEASSNLQRFDGIRYGFRADDIENLDDVYLKSRSEGFGEEVKRRIMLGTFSLSSGYYDAYFKKAGQVRTLVMEDFAKVFKDYDIILGPTAPTVAYDLGSQNHDPLAMYLADLLTIPVNLAGLPGISIPAGQVDGLPVGMQLIGKAFDEETIYQVAAAFEATTDFHKNKPIIFE